One Brassica napus cultivar Da-Ae chromosome C4, Da-Ae, whole genome shotgun sequence genomic region harbors:
- the LOC106378601 gene encoding uncharacterized protein LOC106378601, with protein MAKAEGSSKKRKSVDVSHSASSKATEVDYGGDDEATTRPPGVKAAKAHSRKPLVDGKELAKFQTMWSMKKEDLALKERLSKIKLLDTLIARQGTLVDYEEDLKKRLINELMPN; from the coding sequence ATGGCTAAAGCTGAGGGAAGCTCTAAAAAGAGGAAGAGTGTGGATGTTTCTCACTCTGCAAGCTCTAAAGCAACTGAAGTAGATTATGGTGGCGATGATGAAGCAACAACTCGTCCCCCGGGAGTTAAGGCAGCAAAAGCGCATTCTAGGAAGCCGCTGGTTGATGGGAAGGAGCTGGCGAAGTTTCAGACAATGTGGAGCATGAAGAAGGAGGATTTGGCTTTGAAAGAAAGGTTGTCTAAGATCAAGCTACTAGACACTCTCATTGCTAGACAAGGAACACTCGTGGACTatgaagaagatttgaagaagAGACTCATTAATGAGTTGATGCCTAATTAG
- the LOC111210706 gene encoding glutathione S-transferase T3-like has translation MDFNPFCESANFVDLLNSQQNVVFGNVTDSVSLSSSQSPFFASQGPEASNFAAQGSRKERRAWTPTDDVVLISSWLNTSKDTVVGTEQRSLGFWKRIAAYYNASPKLDGSEKREAADCKNRWQKNNDIVCKFCGAYEAASREKTSGQNENDVLKLAHEIFFHQP, from the coding sequence ATGGATTTTAATCCATTTTGCGAGTCTGCAAATTTTGTTGACCTACTAAACAGTCAACAAAATGTGGTCTTTGGAAACGTGACAGACAGTGTTTCACTCTCTTCCTCCCAATCTCCCTTCTTTGCCAGTCAAGGCCCCGAAGCTTCAAACTTTGCTGCTCAAGGCAGTCGTAAAGAAAGAAGAGCCTGGACGCCTACTGACGATGTTGTTCTCATCAGCTCGTGGTTAAACACGAGCAAAGATACCGTAGTAGGGACTGAGCAAAGGTCGCTTGGATTCTGGAAAAGAATTGCGGCGTACTATAATGCCAGTCCTAAGCTTGATGGGTCTGAAAAGAGAGAGGCAGCTGACTGCAAAAATCGTTGGCAGAAGAACAATGACATCGTTTGCAAGTTTTGTGGAGCTTATGAGGCTGCGAGCAGGGAGAAAACCAGTGGacaaaatgagaatgatgttcTCAAATTAGCCCACGAAATCTTCTTTCACCaaccataa